The following coding sequences lie in one Miscanthus floridulus cultivar M001 chromosome 9, ASM1932011v1, whole genome shotgun sequence genomic window:
- the LOC136483686 gene encoding disease resistance protein RPM1-like, whose translation MAEAVLLALTKIGSVLADETAKKMLAKLSEKVNNLRDLNDKIELIRMQLTTMNNVIRKIGTVYLTDDVVRGWIGEVRKVAYHVEDVMDKYTYHTVQMEEEWFLKKYFIKASHYVLVFTQIAEEVIKIEKEIKKVMELKELWFQPSQVVADQLIEMERQRSHDNFPLLIKDEDLVGIEDNRRMLIGWLYSDEPDSTVITVSGMGGLGKTTLVTNVYEREKINFSATAWMVVSQTYTIEALLRKLLLKVGGEQQVSPNIDKLDVYDLKEKIKQKLKTRKCLIVLDDVWDQEVYLQMSDAFQNLQSSRIIITTRKNHVAALAPPTRRLDIQPLGNAQAFDLFCRRTFYNEKDHACPSDLVEVATSIVDRCQGLPLAIISIASLLSSRAQTYYIWNQIYKRLRSELSNNDHVRAVLNLSYHDLSGDLRNCFLYCSLFPEDYPIPRESLVRLWVAEGFALSKENNTAEEVAEGNLMELIHRNMLVIMENDEQGRVSTCTMHDIVRDLALAVAKEERFGTANNYRAMILIKDKDVRRLSSYGWKDSTSLEVKLPRLRTLVSLGTISSSPNMLLSILSESSYLTVLELQDSEITEVPGSIGNLFNLRYIGLRRTKVRSLPDSVEKLLNLQTLDIKQTKIEKLPRGISKVKKLRHLLADRYADEKQSQFRYFIGMQAPKDLSNLVELQTLETVEASKDLAEQLKKLMQLRTLWIDNISASDCANIFACLSKMPLLSNLLLSAKDENEPLCFEALKPRSTGLHRLIIRGQWAKGTLQCPIFQGHGRHLKYLALSWCHLSEDPLEMLAPQLPNLTNLRLNNMRSANTLVLPPGSFPYLKLLVLMHMPNVKKLVIGKGALPCIEGLYIVSLVELDKVPQGIESLRTLKKLSLEYLHRGFLTEWNKSGMHDKMQHVLEIRV comes from the coding sequence ATGGCAGAAGCAGTACTCCTTGCTCTCACGAAGATTGGTAGTGTTTTAGCAGATGAAACTGCCAAGAAAATGCTGGCCAAATTATCTGAAAAGGTTAATAATTTGAGGGATCTGAATGACAAGATCGAGTTAATAAGAATGCAGCTGACAACCATGAACAATGTTATCCGAAAGATTGGCACAGTATACCTCACTGATGATGTCGTTAGAGGTTGGATTGGGGAAGTGCGAAAGGTAGCCTACCATGTTGAGGATGTAATGGACAAGTACACATATCACACAGTTCAAATGGAGGAAGAATGGTTCCTGAAGAAGTACTTCATTAAAGCATCACATTATGTCTTGGTTTTTACTCAAATAGCAGAAGAGGTGATCAAGATTGAGAAGGAGATCAAGAAAGTTATGGAACTAAAAGAGCTGTGGTTTCAGCCTTCACAGGTTGTTGCTGATCAGCTAATTGAGATGGAAAGACAACGTTCCCATGATAACTTCCCACTACTCATTAAAGATGAAGATCTTGTGGGGATTGAAGATAACAGGAGAATGCTCATCGGATGGCTGTATTCTGATGAGCCTGATAGCACAGTCATAACAGTATCAGGCATGGGTGGACTTGGAAAAACTACCCTTGTAACAAATGTTTATGAACGTGAAAAAATCAACTTTTCTGCTACAGCATGGATGGTTGTGTCCCAGACCTACACTATAGAAGCTCTGCTTAGGAAgttactcttgaaggttggcGGTGAACAGCAGGTGTCACCTAACATTGACAAATTGGATGTCTATGAtttgaaagaaaaaataaagCAAAAGCTCAAAACTAGGAAATGTTTGATTGTATTGGATGATGTCTGGGACCAGGAAGTGTACCTTCAAATGTCTGATGCATTCCAAAATCTTCAATCAAGTCGCATCATCATCACAACACGGAAGAATCATGTGGCTGCTCTTGCTCCACCAACACGTCGCCTTGATATCCAGCCTCTGGGAAATGCTCAGGCATTTGATCTCTTCTGCAGAAGGACTTTTTATAACGAGAAAGACCATGCATGCCCCAGTGACCTTGTGGAGGTTGCTACTTCTATAGTAGATAGGTGCCAGGGATTGCCACTAGCAATTATATCAATAGCTAGCTTATTGTCTTCGAGGGCACAAACATATTACATCTGGAATCAAATTTACAAGCGGCTTCGAAGTGAGCTATCAAACAATGATCATGTCCGAGCAGTTTTGAACCTGAGCTACCATGATCTATCAGGAGACCTCAGAAATTGCTTCTTGTACTGCAGCCTCTTCCCTGAAGATTATCCTATCCCACGTGAGAGCCTCGTGAGGCTTTGGGTTGCAGAAGGCTTTGCATTGAGCAAAGAAAACAACACAGCGGAGGAGGTGGCGGAGGGAAACCTCATGGAACTGATCCACCGCAATATGCTTGTAATAATGGAAAATGATGAGCAGGGGAGGGTGAGTACATGTACAATGCACGATATTGTGCGAGATCTTGCCCTTGCTGTTGCGAAAGAGGAGAGGTTTGGCACTGCAAACAATTATAGAGCAATGATATTGATCAAGGATAAGGATGTACGACGCCTATCATCTTATGGATGGAAAGACAGTACATCTCTTGAAGTTAAACTTCCACGCCTTCGAActctagtatcacttggaacaattTCATCCTCCCCAAACATGTTATTGTCAATTTTATCTGAATCCAGCTACCTTACTGTCCTGGAGTTACAAGATTCTGAAATTACCGAAGTGCCAGGATCTATAGGGAATCTGTTTAACCTACGTTACATCGGCTTGCGCCGTACAAAGGTCAGATCACTACCTGATTCTGTTGAGAAGCTCCTGAACCTCCAGACTCTGGATATCAAGCAAACAAAAATAGAGAAACTTCCACGAGGAATCTCTAAGGTTAAGAAGCTACGGCACCTTCTAGCTGACAGATATGCTGATGAGAAGCAGTCACAGTTTCGGTACTTCATCGGGATGCAAGCGCCTAAAGATCTGTCGAACTTGGTAGAACTTCAGACTCTTGAGACTGTGGAAGCCAGCAAGGATTTGGCTGAACAGCTGAAGAAACTGATGCAGCTAAGGACTCTCTGGATTGACAACATTAGTGCTTCTGATTGTGCAAATATTTTTGCCTGCCTATCAAAGATGCCACTCCTTTCCAACTTGCTTCTTTCTGCAAAGGATGAAAATGAGCCACTTTGCTTTGAGGCACTCAAGCCAAGGTCCACAGGACTCCACAGGTTGATTATCAGAGGGCAATGGGCGAAGGGAACATTGCAGTGCCCAATATTTCAAGGCCATGGGAGACACCTCAAGTATTTAGCTCTAAGCTGGTGCCACCTTTCAGAAGATCCACTGGAGATGCTCGCTCCACAATTGCCAAACCTCACAAATCTGAGACTCAACAACATGCGTAGTGCAAATACATTGGTTCTTCCTCCAGGATCATTTCCCTACCTGAAGTTGCTTGTCTTGATGCACATGCCTAATGTCAAGAAGCTGGTGATTGGAAAAGGCGCGCTCCCATGCATTGAAGGTCTGTACATTGTGTCTTTGGTGGAGCTGGATAAGGTCCCTCAAGGCATTGAATCGCTTCGCACCCTGAAGAAGCTCTCTCTTGAGTACCTGCACAGGGGCTTCCTGACTGAGTGGAACAAGAGCGGAATGCATGATAAGATGCAGCATGTCCTAGAGATTCGTGTTTAG